Within the Salvia hispanica cultivar TCC Black 2014 chromosome 4, UniMelb_Shisp_WGS_1.0, whole genome shotgun sequence genome, the region AAGTTCTTGGATCATCCACAGTTTTGATGGTATATGTGCCAATGTCATGTTCTTCGTTGAACACAGCTAAACAATTTTCCGAAAGAGTTAGTCATACCGAACATATATAGAACTCGTATTGTAAGATCTTCGTCTTCAACTAATTAGATGGAATTCACGTTGCCCATAAGAGTTATAGTGTGTTATAAGTATGCATACATGGgttatatttgtattttctcTATTCTTTATGTCCTGGCTAAAATGTGACTTGTTAGGTGACATGAGACTTTAGTAGCGTTTGTATCCATACATTGTGCCAAGGCTTAAAAAAGGTGTCACGCACTAAGTAAGGTGACAACTCTTTGTTCCATCACCACTACCACTCAAATAATGATGATTCCATCTATATGcataatgttttaaaaatcggatctAATCGTTCAATCAGTAACAATAAAATCAGTatgaattaagaaaatgagcGATTCGCTTGAtgatcaatttaaaaaaagtacatataACATGAATAATTTGTTACCATATCTTGGTGGGTGGATTACCTTTAGCAGTGCCGTCCCCATAAATGACTAGTTTGTCCTTGGGCGGCGGAGGCGCCCAGGCGCCCGGCTGCGCAAGCGTCGGCAGCGAGTAGCCGGCGAAGTAGTTGGACGACACATAGGTGTAAGGAATGGCTGCCGCCTCAATAGCTCTGCGTATGTTGGCCTTGATCTCGAAAGTTGATTTGGCCGGCTCCACCGCACGCGTGCGATCCACGTCATTCCCGAATTCCGAAGGGAAGAACCTCTGACAAGTCACATCCCATCCAATCaagtaaatataataaagtaaattaaaaaacttaggataaaaagaagagaagaaaaccTTGACGTTTCCAGCTTCTTTAATGGCGGCTATGATCTTGTCTTGATCGGCCAACTGCAGCTGTCCGACTGTAGATATAACCACATCCACTTGTTTTATAGCCTTCACCAAACTCTCGTGATCGTTCAAATCACCCTGCAAATTAACCAATCTCgtcacattttatttgtacACGCACTAGCTGTGTGTAAATGTGTACATACAGAGAGAAGGGTGACGCCGGAGTCCTTGAAGCCTTGGATGAGCTGGGCTTTGGCGGGGTCGGAGGGGCTGCTGTCCCTCACCAAAGCGAAGGTGGGGTGCCCGGATTTGGCGGCGGCTTCCACGATGAATTTACCGATGTACCCTGTTCCGCCAATGATCACAATCTTGCTTTTCTCCGCCATTTTCGGTTTAGATTTTAGAAAGCTAGTTTTTGAGAGTATAGAGTTATAGTTTTCAGTTTCAACAACCATAGGTTTGGCTCTAGTTATATAGGAGAGCGATGTATAGTGAAAATTACTTAATTGCCCTGTCACGCCTAGAATGTATTTTGGTAGGTGCTTGATTGctcaaattaatttgttgcTAGATTGAATTATCCGAAGATCAGAAGGTTAAagtttactactactactccGGTAAAAGTAATTTAATGTTAATATGTTATATTATCCTCAAATTAGGTACGAGGTCTTCCTTCATCCATAACCAATAATTTTGATAGTTGATAAAGTATTAGGTagatagagaaagaaaaattaaaatttttttggcattaataaaaaaataaataattttagattcgAACTgcagaattttaaaatattattagtggataAATAGAACTATTGATTGTGGCGGGTGAAATAGTAActttctctataattttatacttatatttttaaattgagtAAGATTAATTTTATCCAATTAGGATATGTGATGATTTtattaagattaaattaagaaaaaaatataatctctttacctatttattatatatttttttgtttttgtctcTAGTAAggctttttcctttctttattattgatttaatagGAATTCTTTTGTTAAGATCCtataataaattgattaaaatctCAGATTTATACTCAACCATGgtgatttaataaaaaaacctAAGCTAATCCGAGGATAATCAATTACTATCATTAATGACGTGAATATCCCCTTATCGAATATCAAGTtatataatacttcctccgtttcgctatagttgagtcattttactatttcggaAAGTTTATTAATAGTTGAGTCATTCCCAtattttcactttatactttattatccctacatttttatctctcttacttttttatctatctatTTAAACCATCCAACATTAATTTCTAAAACTGCGTGTCcaaaagtttcgcctcaactatagcgaaacggaggaagtagtaaaTAAGAATTTGGAATTAGGATACAATTTCGCATCAAGTTAGTTGAGACATACAACTCAAATAGAAATACACTTAATTTACTATGAACCAAAGGGAGTGTATAATTTTatccaacaaataatttaaattgatttagaaacaattcatttaaattcaattttagtgCATTCTAATTATCGTTTTCATGGTACCAAATGTACCCtagttgaaaataaaatacgtaTTCCTAATACCAATTTAGAAAAtcttaatactatattttctttttcaccaAAGCAGTATATTGTATTGTTTATGGTTGATATATTGCCTATAAATTCGCGAATCTCGATGAATTGGCCATTTCAATTTTGTCACGCTCCTTTCAAACTTAAATGTCAAACTTCAAGTTGtacaatcaaatcaaattttggaaaattaaaaggtacttattttattaattactccctccgtctcacgtttataatcacatttagttatggcacgggttttaaggaattggtggtgtgtgtaattaatgaagtgagaggtggagtgtgtaataaatgaagtgagttggttgaaggtgtgtcccttttgactttttggtttttttatttttgttttggtttattttaatgtagataatgacatttgggtgtaattttagtgaataatgggataaaattttatgtccaaatatggaaaattctaaatgtgactctaaatgtgggacgaacttttatggcaaaatgtgactataaaactgggacggagggagtacaatttttcagtttttcaaaCATAGAACGAATTTTCTTGTTCACTTATGCTGTCACCTTAATTAATACATTGTTGCATTGCTATTCATCCACATCACCAGAATTTTACTCGCGCACGCCAACTCGACGTCTCATCTGCTTGATAAAAATCATTGTGGGATAATTGCACATTTTAAAACTTTCCTTTAAGTTTAGAAAAGTATATACagatcaaaatttaatcaaacttaCCCTTTAGTTTATTGTAGTAGTACAATTTTGGCATGTGGGATTCAGATGACCATAGTAGCTGTAACTTGGATGGAAGTGTTTCaataacaaaattcaaatcaattaaaagAAGTAGCAGATCTAAGGGGCCGTCGATCCCCCCGATAACCAAAGAGCCTTAGGGTCAACCGGAAAATAACATAACCACCCCTCCCAATCAACAGGATAAAAGCTGATGAAGAAGATCTCGCCACTTAGAACGTCATTGCCAAAAAACACAGCTTTCACATGCATACACAAAATATTCCTAAATCATGATGAGCTAAGAATCAAAcaataaacttaattaaaattatttgtcgGTGGGGATGAGGTGGTCCAAAGAGTTAGGTAATTCTATACTTGTACAATTTCAGTTGGGCCATCAAGGGTTGAACGTTGTGTCTTTATATCTTGGAGCCATTACAAGAAGGGGCCTcacctttttttctattaatcaACTCTCACTGAGACTCAGAGATACTCTTTATTACTAGTAAATTAACCATAttatcacattaaaattttaattagtttaatgtataaaatcaagtttaatttaggaatatgtaattaatgttcaatatagaaaaataatgttaCTTTCCAAACTCAAAGTAATATACCTATTCAATTTATTAGATAAGATAATAACGAGTTTAGTAGCGAAGCGATGATTTTAATGTTAGGGCTTGAGAGGCCCAACTTACAAATTACAGTAGCGAGGCAATTTTGATGTCGTCGCCAAAAATTATTGGgtgagaaataattatttacttttccCATCTATcttctaattttttctaattatttgtCGTTGATGAAATTATTCTAtgtaaatgataaataaatagataaaagaaaTACATAGGATAACCTCAAATTAACTATAAAAGTcaaaaactaaagaaaaggAATTTTATGGAACTAAAACAACAAAAGGAGCTCCAGGAGctggagaaagaaaaaaaagaggagCTCGCAGAATAAATGGAAATTGGGGCAAATGGGATTTGGTGAGatcattatttatagtttatgaATAGACCACTAATTAAAACCACAATAATTTACGAAGCCACATAACCAAATTTTCATAACCCAGAAACCATTACCCTTTTATTTCACTAAATCACAGTATACCCATACATAAACGTTACAAACAAGACGACAATAACCAAAACAAGAGCACATTACGAGTACAACAACACGACAAAACACACAATCAATACCCGACCAAAGTTGTGAACAAACTACACGAACTGGCTGAGGTACTCATCCACGGTGGTGTACTTGACATCGGGGTAGAGCTGGGAGGCCTCGACCCCGACAGCCGGATCGATCTCGAAGTAGGTCTGATCGCCCTTGACGAATACAGAGTGGTTAATCGACAAGATCACGTTCACGGGCATCGGTGACTCTTCGATCTGCTTGAGGAGTTGGTCCTCGGGGACGTATATTTTCTCGAGGGTGTTGCCGATCTTCTTCTCCCAGCAAGCAGCGAGCTCGTTGAATGAGTAGATGTTGTGTGCGGGCTTGATGTAGACGATCTTGTTTAGAGTTCTCGGATCCACCGCTGCTTTGATGGTGTATGTTCCGATGTCGGGTTCCGCGTTGAACACGGCTGCAGTTGTGAATTAATTAGCAAGCGTATTAGAATTTATCCATTGCTCTCCCCGTCCGCGAATTAATTAATGAGGACATGTGCTTTCttgcacgggttttaataaattgttgaaTGTGGTGTGATTGGAATGCCaatcctattttttatcatgatttatgttgattAATTTGGTCGGATGTGTTGTGAGGGTAATAACGGTCCCACCACTCTTATATATTGAGGAATAATAACTATAGGGAATAGTATGAGGTTAGAATTTATAACTGGATTGTGTGGGGGCATAATTACTAGGGCACATGACagaaaaacatgaaatttggtTAAATGTTGATTCCTATtgcaactttaaaaataaattggaaaaaaaatattaatttggatatGACAAATTATGTTATAAATCTGTCACTAACAGGGGAGTAAGGATACCTTTAACATTTCCATCTCCGGGGATGACTAGTTTGTCCCGGGGAGGGGAAGTGGCGCCCAACTGCAGCAAATTGGTGAGGGCGTAGCCGGAAAATATGTTAGATACGATGAAGGTGTAAGGAATGCCGGACGCCTCAATCGCTCTCCGAAGCTGCACCTTCAGCTGGAAATTCTGGTTTATGGGATCCACTGCACGGCTCCTGTCGATGTCGTTTCCGAACTCCGATGGTAAGAACCTCTGCAACAATCCAATACTTATTAATTGATCAATCTTGACTTAAACATATATACttattcatcaaaataattagggaTATGCCTATGTATACACGTACTgctggcaattgaaactaaaaattactagtatattacAACTATCCTACGTCGGTGTAGaaagaaaactgaaataattatacaagTGTCATGGACccctcctcctatcaccaattgatTTTAGAATGGAATGCGTGAATTTCTGTGACGTACCTTAACATTTCCAGCCTCCTTGATTGCATCAATGATCTTATATTGATCAGCAATTTGCATGAAGCCCACGGTTGATATAACCACATCCACTTGCTTAATAGCCTTCACCAAGCTCTCGTGATCGTTCAAATCACCCTGCACAAAGCCAAAAGTCTCggatttgtatttatatagatAAATAGATCGATATCAGAAGTATATACATACAGTTAAGATGGTGACACCATGCTTGTTGAAGCTGtcgacgaggtgggctttgGCTGGATCAGAAATGGTGGCCTCTCTCAACAGAGCAAAAGTGGGGTGCCCAGATTTTGCACTCGCTTCAACTACGAATTTCCCGATGTATCCTGTTCCACCGATGATCAAGATCTTCTCTgccattttttctttcctttttttcttttttgaagaTTCACAGTTGCTGAAACTGAAATAGATGATGAATGAAAGAGTTGAGAAGAGTTGTCCTTAAATAAGCAAGTATAGTTTCCACCGATCGACTATTCATTTTCCAGCATTATACAATTATTCCAGTCAAACTAGCTGACAATGTTGAATAATCGCTTAGtttataataggagtatttgaTTGACCCAAAAATTGCGCTGTTTTTTCTCACTTTCAGTTTCATACAATTCTGGAGAAAAAGAGTACTATGTGAATgagaatatttttcaaatttaatgacGGATTGTTCAAGTAAAagaatatggagtaatttCGGTTCTCGGTAATAACCAACCGGCTAAAGTTTgattctcggttaaccgaatAACCGATTACCCATCCCTACTcactattattaaaataaaactatatagcccataattttgaaaaataaaacctaaaaggttaaaaaaataattatagatgaaaaaaatgagtaaaggaTCCTCTAGATTTTAATACTACACTTTAACTTGCAATCCTACTTATTCAATTTAACATGGTTAGTGTTGGATgcttttatatactactcctatatggtactccctccgttccataataatagagacatttcattttgcacactcattttaaaaaaataattataaatagttaaagtggagaaaaaataaagtaagagaaaaaataatgtagagaagagttttatctataatattttcactcttactttactttttctccactttaactatttataattattttttcaaaatgagtgtgcaaaatgaaatgtctctgttgctatggaacgaagggagtacttttttatttcttcctaCCATTGCCTATTTCAAAGTCTTGGTTATTATTTTAATCGATAATGATTTTGATGTCCAACTTTCACCTGtcttaaattaagaaataatatgatGGCTGTTTTTTTTGAGTTATACTATTGGAATTTTTAAAGCTGAACGATAGAGactttctttaattttgaattcgaGAGGTCAGTACTAACTTTCActtgattaaaattaagatataatATGATGAGTGTTTCTTTGAGTTATACGAATTTTTAAAGCTGAACGATACAgactttaattttgaattcgaGGGGCCAGTACTCTGACTCACTTGCATACATGTATTTGAAGCAACTCGaatcttcaatttatttttgttggaagaatttttttaccaaattaaGATGTATTTggtcattaattttatttgagtgTTACGagaatatatcataatttctACAAATACACTAATTTTTGAACCCAAAAGTTGAATAGTATTATTGAGTTTATGATAAAATCTAGAATCATTGTATAAGTCTCAGTAACGTGtacattttgtttatttgacTATCTAGAACTCTCTGGATTATACTAACAAATAGATAGGGAAAACTTGACTCTCTAGAATATTCGGACGgcatatttatgtatatatagataagACTATTCTAAATTTAGAGAAGTTACCATgctataatattaattttaggtattatttttatgtttataaccttttatttaaagaataaaatgtaTTAGTAGTTTAATAACACATGAATGTATTGAATTAGGCTTCATTCACATTtcaataacatgaatttttgaaGAATTATGACATTTTCAAATGTCACTAAATAAAATTGCTTGTTTAAAATTGCAACTATTCTATGACATACACTATTATCGGGtcttttcttcacatttcgataatgacataaaattttgaagaattatGACATTTTAAATGTCACTGAATAAAATTACTCGGTTGAAATTGCAGCTATTATATGGCATACTCTAAATTATCGGGTCTGTTTAATTAAGAATatgaaatatgtaaaaatatacATGTCAACATATGAAATGCGGACTTTGTGTTTgaatatacacatataaaaacaaattattgtgtttgatacataataatactaacattgtatatttaataacaTGCAAAATGACTATTGATTTCACCAACTCTTAgtaattattgaattaataaaaatatatacaaatttctTTGTTATTCGCAACTTCCACTAACAAACgatatcaaaataattgaatattagcAAGTCATTAATTATACAATTGGATCTGAACGGGCCTAGCCCAATTCTTAGGCTTTAGTTTTAAAGTTGAGAATGAATAAGGCAAAAATGAATGatgtaaaaaagagaaaagattgTTGACCGTTTTCAAATAAGAGATATATGAGACCCAATATTATCCGAAAAATACTAATCGATTATTCATAAATAgatctttatttttgtttaaaaaataactattcACTTTTCGtttataaacattttaaaCTCTTAAGTTTCAAACTAGTTCATGctaaaatttgtaataaatgTCAATAAATTTCATCTTAGAATTAAAGAGTTTTTTAACCTTTATAAAGGAGAGGATCCTCTGCTGTGAATTAAACAAAACATAGGGCCTAACATAGGGTGCTGTGCAATGAACCACGGTCGTTTTAATGCAAATATGAGTTTCCAACTTTTACCAATTTCTATccatgaatatttttttcaattttcgaCGGTACTACAGTGctactagtattttgtttctctttgACTTTTCACttgttattttctctttcgaCTTTgctgttttctttatttcatggattttgttattttctctttcgactttgttgttttctttatttcatgGATTATAACTTAGTGATTTCCTTTATAGATTAGAGTGtgctcttttatttttctaactTGTAAATATAGCTTAACTCACTATTTTAGTATTTCTCTCATAACTTATTTAATATAGTACATAAGTTCAAAACTTATCTAATCTTgcaaaatattctaaatagtTCGATCGCATTGTATTAACTGCGTGTAATTCTAAGTTTataaatgatttaatataattaccAATAGAACTATgttactcctccgtcccagttttggagtcacattttgccataaaagtatGTCCCAGTTTTAGaatcacatttagaatttttcatattttatcatacaattttaccccattgttcatcaaaattacatcaaaatgtcattatctacattaaaataaactaaaataaaaataaaaaaccaaaaagtcaaaaagggacccaccttaaccaactcatttcatttattacacattccatcatctcatttcatttataacacactccaccatctcacttcatttattacacacttcaccaattccttaaaacccgtgccataactaaatgtgacttcAAATgtgggacgaaaggagtataaATTGTCAAAACAATCAATTCAACTTTATACTCTTTCGGTCTCATTtaaaatgcaacgttttccttttttgtgtgtaccagtaaaaatgaaacgtttcctaaaatagaaacaacactctctctattttttcatctctcttactttattctctctttcattCAAATCAacattttctatataaatatgtgaGGGTCAAGAATTtaatcatcaaatttttttgcatttgtattattttttaaaaagaagaCTTTAGTGAGTGAAATGGGATGTGAATGGAATTATCCATCTTTTATATAGAATCCTTCAACCCATCAACCTGATTCTTTACCATTTTCAAAGCCCAATACTTGTGTAGTTAGAAATAGCATTGCATAAGATTACTCAAAGGCCCAAAACATTCAGCactatatttatagtaattaatttgaaagctcaaatttaattaatttagaagcCTATTTCCGTCCATAAATTTCCCATTTGCCATTTCGGGATCCACCATTCCATCATTACACTCATGTTCTATtataaaccaatataaaacATATGACCGAAATACAAagttggtccaaaacattcactgaCTCACATTTTGACGACCCACAAGGGATGGAAAAACTTAATGAAATTTGGTTTACAGAGTTGTCGAACCCTTCGGGATATGTTGCAATTCACTTCTGTTCTTGGTCTGCCATCCATGGTTAGTAACGACCAACACACCATACATGTCTACCGACACTGATGATGACCTTCTTCCTTGCATCTTCTGGCCTCACAAGTCCCGTTTTATGAACccaaaattatttctcaatgaattagaacaaaattaataaccCAAGTATGATATTATCACAATGTACGAGTGAGCTACAGCCACAAATCGAGACTGAAATTCCATTCATGTCAAGGAGCTTATTATTGTCGGCTGATTTTTTCAATATCACAAAAACTTCCAACAGCAACTAAATTATAATGTACTAATCTGTGGTTCCACAGCTAatcttttcactatttttcaACCCATCACATAATTCTTTTGTGGATCTTTAGTTAATGCTTTTGCAAAGAAAAACACGTCGCTATATGTCGATGATATCTATATTGTTTTTTTGCTCgtgttgtgttttgttttcaGATCCAAACTTAaatctagaaaaaaaataggcGATCGATCTATCCCATCCTCAGTCATTTATGGTCGTAAAATTCCATTAATAttggtatatttatatatgtagtcGCTGCAAACTTTAAATTTGGTTTGTCCTAATCAAGAAGATCTATtactaaaaatacaaatattattatctctACTTAATTATTCTCTCCACCGaagatacaaaataaaattgcataaaatcacGTACTGTGCAAGGAAGAGGTCATCTTGAAgaggtcatcttccttgaggGTGCATAGAGAGtagataatttaaatatctatcAAAGTGTGGTCATAagcatttttcttaaattggaATTCTtcaagtttgaatttgaattatgaGTACCATGAAGTATATTATGACTGACAATAAAGTATGttatgaataataatagtgCAAAATAGTGAAGAAACTTAGGTGTGCACCATGGTGGAGCCAGACACTTTATCCGGCCGAGGAGTCTAAGAAGATATTTTCTAGACTACTTAacagtattttatttataaaaattaaaatcaatttacataaatataaaatctctaaaaattattttaatttttgtctcTTGATATTAATCTCAAcgaataaaaataacaaagatgcataaatgagttaatgggagtgatcaattgctaacttatcatttaattgctaactacaactaatttaaggtcataggattttaaaaaacgtgtggtctataatttgccacatgtaattttcatttttattaataaaataaaaaaaagataaaaaaaactccaaattagggttttggataaaaatgtcaatatagtgtttcaaaaatataaacataatgcttggagaatgtcaacacaatgctttaagaatgttaacccattgcttatattgacattctacatgtatattatattgacatattttatatagtactctatgttgacatttctgctgtatgaaaaaattaaaaaatttcgataaattttgacatcggaacatatgcatgtaggatatcattggaatccttatgaaattatctttaatgagatatatgttatatgaattttaaagttttgggatttcttttaaaagtaagttataactaaacatgtactgtagttaattgacattaacacccctattgatattttttggaattaatcctatgaacttattgactttttttgttgattgtattgacatttagggattgATGATctaaatctttaatttgaatatctaatgactattatttagttgtaattaacaattaaattatgagttagcaatataacgctCCCGAGTGAGTTtatccataaaattaaaaccctaacataaataaattgacaatgccaaatt harbors:
- the LOC125185643 gene encoding isoflavone reductase-like protein; this encodes MAEKSKIVIIGGTGYIGKFIVEAAAKSGHPTFALVRDSSPSDPAKAQLIQGFKDSGVTLLSGDLNDHESLVKAIKQVDVVISTVGQLQLADQDKIIAAIKEAGNVKRFFPSEFGNDVDRTRAVEPAKSTFEIKANIRRAIEAAAIPYTYVSSNYFAGYSLPTLAQPGAWAPPPPKDKLVIYGDGTAKAVFNEEHDIGTYTIKTVDDPRTLNKVLYIRPPKNIYSFNELVALWEKKIGKTLEKEFFPEDQILKKIEESPIPVNIILAINHSTFVKGDQTYFTIEPSFGFEASELYPDVKYTTVEEYLDQFV
- the LOC125222813 gene encoding eugenol synthase 2-like; its protein translation is MAEKILIIGGTGYIGKFVVEASAKSGHPTFALLREATISDPAKAHLVDSFNKHGVTILTGDLNDHESLVKAIKQVDVVISTVGFMQIADQYKIIDAIKEAGNVKRFLPSEFGNDIDRSRAVDPINQNFQLKVQLRRAIEASGIPYTFIVSNIFSGYALTNLLQLGATSPPRDKLVIPGDGNVKAVFNAEPDIGTYTIKAAVDPRTLNKIVYIKPAHNIYSFNELAACWEKKIGNTLEKIYVPEDQLLKQIEESPMPVNVILSINHSVFVKGDQTYFEIDPAVGVEASQLYPDVKYTTVDEYLSQFV